One part of the Sporosarcina ureae genome encodes these proteins:
- a CDS encoding C40 family peptidase has translation MKRLLTLVMASLLFFSFVPEFASANSPTSLINTSKKYMGTPYRLGGTTPTAFDCSGFTQYVFNKEGLSIPRTTGQQIAIGTSVSKSNLEVGDLVFFNTSGRGVSHVGIYSGSNNFIHASVSKGVMVSSLDDPYYWKSRYIGARRVADFSDNVSKEESQVAADAPVKEIVYASRAEVAQVLAEKLDLDMTTANVTFDDVDESNKHYKAIAAVAEAKIFTGDAGKFNPNKELTRAQLAKVLVEAFELRHSAIANFSDVPNGHWATEYINILFYNEITTGYGDGTFGLTDKVSVGQLHKFIDRINN, from the coding sequence ATGAAACGTCTATTAACTCTGGTTATGGCAAGTCTATTATTCTTTTCATTCGTGCCAGAATTTGCTTCCGCAAACTCACCAACGTCATTAATTAATACCTCGAAAAAATATATGGGAACACCTTATCGATTAGGTGGGACAACCCCAACCGCTTTTGATTGTTCAGGATTCACACAATACGTTTTCAATAAAGAAGGTCTTTCTATTCCAAGAACGACTGGTCAACAAATAGCTATTGGAACTTCCGTTTCCAAAAGCAACCTAGAAGTTGGAGATTTGGTATTCTTCAATACATCAGGTCGCGGTGTATCACATGTAGGAATCTACTCAGGTTCTAATAACTTTATCCACGCTTCAGTCAGTAAAGGCGTAATGGTATCATCACTAGACGATCCATACTACTGGAAAAGCCGTTACATCGGTGCTCGTCGTGTAGCAGACTTTAGTGATAACGTAAGTAAAGAAGAATCACAAGTTGCTGCTGATGCACCTGTTAAAGAAATCGTTTATGCATCACGTGCAGAAGTAGCACAAGTATTGGCTGAGAAATTAGATCTCGACATGACAACAGCTAACGTTACATTCGATGACGTTGATGAATCCAATAAACATTATAAAGCAATTGCTGCAGTAGCTGAGGCGAAGATTTTCACAGGCGACGCAGGGAAATTTAATCCGAATAAAGAATTGACTCGTGCTCAACTAGCAAAAGTTTTAGTCGAAGCATTTGAACTTAGACACTCTGCTATCGCGAACTTCTCTGATGTTCCGAACGGTCACTGGGCAACTGAGTACATTAACATCTTATTCTACAATGAAATTACAACTGGCTATGGCGATGGAACGTTTGGTTTGACAGATAAAGTATCAGTTGGACAACTACATAAATTCA
- a CDS encoding glycosyltransferase: MTKVAVFSNMYPSAEHPTYGIFVKNQVEQLKSNGVDVKVIAIHDPGKGKIGKVINYLSWGMRSLLYVMQHKRTINITHAHYAFPTGMVSLIAKKLCKMPYVVTVHGGDLDKMAKKSTRIASFTKRILQESSAVITVGEKLRSDVINDYGISPDKVEVMSMGVDTSIFKPMGQEEVRLLLDVPLNERVILFVGNVIEAKGVVELIDAFEKLQETKNDLLLYIVGSQKDQRFATEVKNKVINNADIRFKEPVSQTELAKWMSAADILVLPSYHEGFGLVALEALASGAKVVATNVGGLPYLLKDDVGTLVEPHNAQALAAGLEEALANEVTREQHEVTQQVIQQHSSKVIVKRLNDIYEQNGKGPSK, translated from the coding sequence GTGACTAAAGTAGCAGTATTCAGCAATATGTATCCTTCCGCAGAGCATCCTACCTATGGAATCTTTGTTAAAAACCAAGTGGAACAATTAAAAAGTAATGGAGTAGATGTTAAAGTCATCGCCATTCATGATCCGGGTAAAGGAAAGATCGGGAAAGTAATCAACTATCTATCATGGGGAATGCGATCCCTTCTATATGTAATGCAACATAAACGCACGATTAATATCACGCATGCACATTACGCGTTTCCGACTGGAATGGTTTCATTAATCGCAAAGAAATTATGTAAAATGCCTTATGTTGTCACAGTTCACGGTGGAGATCTAGATAAAATGGCTAAGAAGAGTACGAGAATCGCGAGTTTTACTAAACGTATTTTACAAGAATCCTCAGCCGTTATTACAGTAGGGGAGAAGTTGCGAAGTGACGTGATCAATGACTATGGCATTTCACCGGATAAAGTGGAAGTCATGAGCATGGGTGTCGATACGAGTATTTTTAAACCGATGGGTCAGGAAGAAGTTCGTCTTCTATTAGATGTACCATTGAATGAACGTGTAATACTGTTTGTTGGGAACGTCATCGAAGCGAAGGGTGTCGTGGAATTAATAGATGCATTTGAGAAATTACAAGAAACAAAGAATGATCTCCTTCTATATATAGTAGGTTCACAAAAGGATCAGCGCTTCGCGACGGAAGTGAAGAATAAAGTTATTAATAATGCGGATATCCGTTTTAAAGAACCAGTGAGTCAAACCGAGCTGGCGAAATGGATGTCAGCTGCAGATATACTTGTTCTACCGTCCTATCATGAAGGTTTTGGATTGGTAGCACTCGAAGCTCTTGCGTCAGGAGCCAAAGTCGTCGCAACAAATGTTGGCGGTCTTCCTTATTTATTGAAAGATGATGTGGGAACTCTCGTTGAACCGCATAATGCACAAGCTTTAGCTGCTGGACTCGAAGAAGCACTTGCGAATGAAGTGACGAGAGAGCAGCATGAAGTTACGCAACAAGTGATTCAGCAACATTCTTCAAAAGTAATCGTCAAAAGGTTGAACGATATCTATGAACAGAATGGAAAGGGTCCTTCCAAATGA
- the murJ gene encoding murein biosynthesis integral membrane protein MurJ produces MSKLFKIIGGVAIINIVARLFGFGREVVIGRQYGTSTVADAIATAYTIPNFIYLVLGGALTTAFISVYHSSKMDKPLFVRKAFTTVVLSATLVTVVIIALTNPILHLFFKELSEEDYTLVRNLFLWMMPSSIVLVMSTWMSGLLNINDRFQLSSLAILLYNATFVSIGFALTKWLGPESYGVGAMVSAVLMGLFLYWGIKRADLSSLKPSFGMPTDIKRMWWLALPILFGGASLQFYFVIHRIAAGGLGEGAISSINYASKLTGFPQAILMTAVTTVIYPMLAKKEGEGDTGMIKKLYKKGMLYMVVLLVPTTVFCYIFAEPLIKLVFGFDEKSIMLTVPVFKVFALSMFFLAANTYITRFYYAKGNSIMPIIFSLISVFGINIGIIYAFVDQIGAQAIAYGTVISAAVNFLLLASYARFKWKL; encoded by the coding sequence ATGAGTAAATTATTCAAGATCATCGGTGGGGTTGCCATTATCAATATTGTGGCAAGACTATTCGGTTTCGGTCGAGAAGTCGTCATCGGCAGACAGTATGGTACGTCTACAGTGGCGGACGCCATTGCGACAGCCTATACTATTCCGAACTTTATTTATCTAGTACTAGGTGGAGCATTGACGACTGCATTTATATCAGTCTATCATTCCTCCAAGATGGACAAGCCGTTATTTGTCCGCAAGGCGTTTACGACGGTTGTATTAAGCGCTACGCTCGTCACGGTAGTTATTATCGCATTGACGAATCCGATTTTGCACCTGTTCTTCAAAGAATTAAGTGAAGAAGACTATACATTGGTACGGAATCTTTTCCTCTGGATGATGCCATCTTCCATCGTACTGGTCATGTCTACTTGGATGAGCGGATTATTGAACATCAATGATCGCTTTCAGTTGTCGAGTTTAGCGATCTTATTGTATAACGCGACGTTCGTCAGCATAGGTTTTGCCTTGACGAAATGGCTTGGGCCTGAATCATACGGTGTGGGAGCGATGGTGAGTGCCGTTTTGATGGGTTTATTCCTTTACTGGGGAATCAAACGTGCAGACCTGTCTTCACTGAAGCCTTCATTCGGCATGCCAACGGATATTAAGAGAATGTGGTGGCTGGCATTACCGATTTTATTTGGTGGCGCGTCACTGCAGTTCTATTTCGTCATTCATCGGATCGCGGCAGGTGGACTGGGCGAAGGTGCGATTTCGTCCATTAACTATGCATCCAAATTAACAGGCTTCCCACAAGCAATCCTTATGACGGCTGTTACAACAGTCATCTATCCCATGCTCGCAAAGAAAGAAGGCGAAGGGGATACGGGTATGATTAAGAAGCTCTACAAAAAAGGTATGCTGTACATGGTCGTGCTGTTAGTACCTACTACCGTGTTCTGCTACATCTTTGCTGAGCCGTTGATCAAGTTGGTATTCGGCTTCGATGAAAAATCCATCATGCTAACTGTGCCGGTGTTTAAAGTATTTGCTTTGTCGATGTTCTTCTTGGCGGCCAATACGTACATCACTCGTTTCTACTATGCAAAGGGCAACTCCATTATGCCGATTATCTTTAGTTTGATTAGTGTGTTTGGTATTAATATCGGGATCATCTATGCATTCGTCGATCAGATCGGCGCACAGGCCATTGCCTATGGTACGGTAATTAGTGCCGCAGTCAACTTCCTGTTGCTTGCAAGCTATGCTCGATTTAAATGGAAATTGTAA
- a CDS encoding SulP family inorganic anion transporter produces the protein MFKDQRYLNYNAAGFRQDLIAGITVGIVAIPLGMAFAIASGVKPEYGLYTTIIAGLLVALLGGSRYQIAGPTGAFIPILLAIVLQYGYEDLLIAGFLAGILLVIMSFLGVSNLIHFVPRSVTIGFTAGIAVIIFTGQFQNFFGLTGVEKKEFFHESMMEIAHNFHTINTFSILTAVIGLVVIFTLPKIAPKVPLLLIALLVPTICSIWFFPGKVETIGTAYGGIPQHLPSFHFPEITFTKLVNLWQPALIIAALGAIESLLSAVVADGMKSKVPKHDSKKELFGQGIANIITPLFGGIPATGAIARTATNIGSGAVSPISGVVQSLFVLAFLLLFAPYASYIPLAAMAPILMFVAWNMSSRKAFVQIASLRSGDSIVLLTTFLLTIFVNLTIAVEVGILLAALSFLRKMSGSLDIKKSKLTDVEKFKLSTENESELIKFKISGPLFFGTAKHFEDRYPELLNLEQKTIILDMKNLTAIDATGEAALSAMLDEAKRQKKRLIFKRVPPEKVSLFKRSGLYEKIGEDNFFML, from the coding sequence ATGTTCAAAGATCAACGTTATCTTAATTATAATGCAGCGGGCTTCCGGCAGGATCTAATTGCAGGGATTACTGTTGGAATTGTAGCCATTCCGCTTGGGATGGCTTTTGCTATTGCTTCCGGTGTAAAACCTGAATACGGACTGTATACTACGATCATCGCAGGTCTTCTAGTCGCCTTGTTAGGTGGTTCACGTTACCAAATTGCAGGTCCTACAGGTGCATTCATTCCTATATTACTAGCTATCGTACTGCAATATGGTTATGAAGATCTTTTGATTGCTGGATTTCTCGCTGGTATTCTCCTCGTCATCATGAGCTTTCTCGGTGTCAGTAATCTCATTCATTTCGTTCCGCGATCAGTGACGATAGGATTCACCGCTGGGATAGCAGTCATTATATTCACTGGCCAATTCCAAAACTTCTTTGGATTAACAGGTGTTGAGAAAAAAGAGTTCTTCCATGAAAGCATGATGGAAATCGCTCATAATTTTCATACCATCAACACATTTAGCATCTTGACTGCCGTAATTGGTTTGGTCGTCATCTTCACTTTACCGAAGATTGCTCCTAAGGTTCCATTGTTACTCATTGCGTTGCTAGTTCCTACGATCTGCTCGATATGGTTCTTCCCAGGTAAGGTGGAAACAATCGGTACAGCATACGGCGGCATTCCGCAACATTTGCCTAGTTTTCATTTTCCCGAGATTACATTTACTAAACTGGTCAATCTATGGCAACCCGCTTTAATCATTGCTGCACTCGGTGCGATTGAGTCCTTGCTCTCCGCAGTCGTTGCAGATGGAATGAAAAGCAAAGTTCCTAAGCATGATTCCAAGAAAGAATTATTTGGCCAAGGGATCGCGAATATTATTACGCCGTTATTCGGTGGAATCCCAGCTACAGGTGCTATCGCTCGTACCGCCACAAATATCGGTTCAGGAGCAGTCAGTCCGATATCAGGCGTCGTACAAAGTTTATTTGTATTAGCATTCTTATTACTATTTGCACCTTACGCATCTTATATACCGCTAGCTGCCATGGCACCGATTTTGATGTTTGTCGCATGGAATATGAGTTCACGTAAAGCATTCGTCCAGATCGCTTCGTTACGCTCAGGAGATTCAATTGTGTTACTGACGACTTTCTTGTTGACGATATTCGTGAATCTAACAATCGCAGTCGAAGTCGGGATTTTACTCGCTGCCCTGTCGTTCTTACGCAAGATGAGTGGTTCGTTGGATATTAAAAAGAGTAAACTGACCGACGTCGAAAAGTTCAAGTTGTCTACAGAAAATGAATCCGAGCTGATCAAATTCAAAATCTCGGGTCCCCTGTTCTTCGGTACAGCGAAACATTTCGAAGATCGATATCCTGAACTATTGAATCTTGAGCAGAAGACGATCATTTTAGACATGAAAAATCTAACAGCCATTGACGCAACAGGCGAAGCAGCCCTTTCTGCCATGCTCGACGAAGCGAAACGACAGAAAAAGCGACTAATCTTCAAAAGAGTGCCTCCAGAGAAAGTCAGCCTGTTCAAACGAAGTGGTCTGTATGAAAAGATCGGTGAAGATAACTTCTTTATGCTGTAA
- a CDS encoding SDR family NAD(P)-dependent oxidoreductase, with protein sequence MGRLQDKVAFITGGASGMGEMMVKQFTTEGAKVIAADINTAALEEKWGGQDNIFTIKLNVTEDAEWEDAMKKAVDHFGKIDILVNNAGISTEKTVDQITIEDWRRLSDINSFGTFLGMKHASKYMTEAKKGSIVNISSYTALIGMGLNPYSASKGAVRAISKAAAAEYGHAGIRVNTVFPGVIQTPMVANLEDSKAQLDMLIKMTPLQRLGQPEDVGNAVLFLASDEASYITGAELVIDGGYSAR encoded by the coding sequence ATGGGCAGATTACAAGACAAAGTAGCATTCATTACAGGTGGAGCATCCGGTATGGGTGAAATGATGGTAAAGCAATTCACGACAGAAGGTGCTAAAGTAATTGCAGCTGACATCAATACAGCAGCGCTCGAAGAAAAGTGGGGCGGTCAGGACAATATTTTCACTATCAAATTGAATGTAACTGAAGATGCAGAGTGGGAAGACGCAATGAAAAAAGCAGTCGATCACTTCGGCAAAATTGATATTCTTGTGAATAATGCTGGTATCTCAACTGAAAAAACTGTGGATCAGATCACGATTGAAGATTGGCGCAGACTTTCAGATATCAACAGCTTCGGTACATTCTTAGGTATGAAGCATGCGTCGAAATATATGACAGAAGCGAAAAAAGGTTCAATCGTTAATATTTCTTCATATACAGCTTTAATCGGTATGGGCTTGAATCCATACTCTGCTTCTAAAGGTGCAGTACGTGCGATCTCTAAAGCGGCGGCAGCGGAATATGGACATGCAGGTATCCGTGTGAACACAGTATTCCCAGGAGTTATCCAAACACCAATGGTTGCGAATCTTGAAGATTCTAAAGCACAGTTGGACATGTTGATTAAAATGACTCCATTGCAACGTTTGGGTCAACCGGAAGATGTGGGGAATGCAGTACTATTCTTGGCATCAGATGAAGCGTCTTATATTACGGGCGCAGAACTAGTAATTGATGGCGGATATTCTGCACGATAA
- a CDS encoding C40 family peptidase: MKKIALAAIASLMLATSISVGSVAAASKTHIVQSGETLYKISNQYKITVTELKRLNSLTSNDIKVKQKLIVENKVNSSKAVSSTNSLHGSLSSIKPVIQPSAPVVKPNLPVVKPSLPATNQALGKKLVDLTQPLLGTPYVWAGVTPAGFDCSGFIYYAFNQAGVKVPRQDTIGFFNRSVFIKDPVVGDLLFFENTYRPGISHIGIYLGDNKFIHAGTKEIEIASLDSSYWSSHFMGFKRFIDVK, translated from the coding sequence ATGAAGAAAATTGCCCTAGCCGCGATCGCCTCTCTTATGCTTGCAACAAGCATATCGGTCGGTAGCGTTGCTGCTGCATCAAAAACGCATATCGTGCAATCAGGAGAAACTCTTTACAAGATTTCCAATCAGTACAAGATTACGGTAACTGAACTAAAACGTCTGAATTCTCTCACTTCTAATGATATCAAAGTTAAACAGAAACTAATAGTAGAAAATAAAGTAAATTCATCAAAAGCTGTTTCTTCTACTAATTCATTACATGGTTCCCTATCATCAATCAAACCTGTAATTCAACCAAGCGCCCCTGTGGTTAAGCCAAACTTACCTGTAGTTAAGCCTAGCTTACCTGCTACTAACCAGGCACTCGGCAAAAAATTAGTAGATCTTACGCAACCGTTACTAGGAACTCCTTATGTATGGGCAGGCGTTACTCCAGCAGGATTCGATTGCAGCGGGTTCATCTATTATGCATTCAACCAAGCAGGCGTGAAAGTACCAAGACAAGATACAATCGGTTTCTTTAACCGTTCAGTATTCATCAAAGATCCGGTTGTTGGCGATTTATTATTCTTTGAAAATACATATCGACCAGGTATCTCACATATCGGTATTTATCTTGGAGACAATAAGTTCATTCATGCGGGTACGAAAGAAATTGAAATCGCTTCACTAGATTCTTCTTATTGGAGCTCACACTTCATGGGCTTTAAACGCTTTATAGATGTGAAATAA
- a CDS encoding b(o/a)3-type cytochrome-c oxidase subunit 1 has translation MQIFNFSKKESRLYMAFMHVTFISLLVGGLMGLLQTLVRSGKYTLPFNIDYYTILTTHGVILGLVLTTFFIVGFQFSLMGKTVGISDKQLMWGWISFWVMLVGTVLSAWMILTGQASVLYTFYTPLRAHPIFYIGLTLVIVGSWIAAFTNFRQLYVWKKAHKGEKSPLLAFMVVINMIMWFVATLGVAYSVIVLILPWSLGYVATVNVLLTRTLFWYFGHPLVYFWLLPAYMAWYAIIPKIIGGKLFSDSLARLAFILLLMFSIPVGFHHQLTEPGIDPTWKFIQVVLTFMVVIPSLMTAFSLFATFEITGRRKGHKSLFGWFKKLPWKDVRLLAPFVGMVAFIPGGAGGIINASHQVNSLVHNTIWITGHFHLTVATTVILTFFGIAYWLIPHLTGRRLTPSLNKLGIIQTFIWVIGMTIMSGSMHIQGLIGGPRRSAFSEYAGGDQVATWISYQMWQAVGGTILFIGILLMFYIFIQLAFFAPRGYEEYPIAEEEIDAEKTPKILENWYLWIGITIALILFAYTIPMIDIIKHSPPGSIPFDWPIGRS, from the coding sequence ATGCAGATATTTAACTTCTCGAAAAAAGAGTCCAGATTGTATATGGCTTTCATGCACGTCACGTTCATATCCCTTTTAGTCGGTGGATTAATGGGACTACTTCAGACATTAGTTCGCTCAGGTAAATACACATTACCGTTCAATATCGATTATTACACAATTTTAACAACGCACGGCGTCATTCTAGGGTTAGTTTTAACAACATTCTTCATCGTCGGTTTCCAGTTTTCTCTTATGGGAAAAACAGTCGGGATCTCTGACAAACAATTAATGTGGGGCTGGATTTCATTCTGGGTCATGTTGGTTGGTACTGTATTATCTGCTTGGATGATCTTAACTGGTCAAGCTTCTGTGTTGTATACATTCTATACACCACTTCGTGCACATCCTATCTTCTACATTGGTCTAACTTTAGTTATAGTAGGAAGCTGGATTGCTGCGTTCACGAACTTCCGTCAATTATATGTATGGAAGAAAGCGCATAAAGGTGAAAAGTCTCCTTTACTTGCATTCATGGTCGTTATTAACATGATTATGTGGTTCGTTGCGACACTTGGTGTAGCGTACTCAGTTATTGTATTGATTTTACCTTGGTCTCTAGGTTATGTAGCAACAGTCAACGTATTATTGACACGTACATTATTCTGGTATTTCGGTCACCCGCTAGTTTATTTCTGGTTATTGCCTGCTTATATGGCTTGGTACGCAATTATCCCGAAAATCATCGGCGGAAAGCTATTTAGTGATTCACTTGCAAGACTTGCATTCATTCTATTGTTGATGTTTTCGATTCCGGTCGGATTCCACCACCAATTGACTGAACCAGGTATTGATCCAACTTGGAAGTTCATTCAAGTAGTCTTAACATTCATGGTTGTCATCCCTTCATTGATGACTGCATTCTCTTTGTTCGCTACATTTGAAATCACAGGCAGAAGAAAAGGTCATAAATCCTTATTCGGCTGGTTCAAAAAGCTTCCTTGGAAAGATGTTCGTTTGTTAGCACCATTCGTTGGTATGGTAGCATTCATCCCAGGTGGAGCAGGCGGTATCATTAACGCTTCTCACCAAGTAAACTCTCTTGTACACAACACGATTTGGATTACAGGTCACTTCCATTTAACAGTGGCAACAACAGTTATCTTGACGTTCTTTGGTATTGCTTATTGGTTGATTCCTCACTTGACGGGTCGCCGTTTGACTCCTAGCTTGAATAAACTAGGAATTATCCAGACATTCATTTGGGTAATCGGTATGACGATCATGTCAGGATCTATGCATATTCAAGGCTTAATCGGCGGACCACGTCGTTCAGCGTTCTCTGAGTACGCAGGTGGAGATCAAGTTGCAACATGGATTAGTTATCAAATGTGGCAAGCTGTCGGTGGAACGATTCTATTCATCGGTATCCTGTTAATGTTCTACATCTTCATTCAGTTAGCATTCTTCGCGCCACGTGGTTATGAAGAATACCCTATCGCTGAAGAAGAAATAGATGCAGAAAAGACACCAAAGATTTTGGAAAACTGGTATTTGTGGATTGGTATTACGATCGCATTGATTCTATTCGCATATACGATACCGATGATCGATATCATTAAGCACTCTCCTCCTGGATCCATTCCATTTGACTGGCCAATCGGACGTTCTTAA
- a CDS encoding cytochrome c oxidase subunit II — translation MHLHKYEKVWLVFGLASLLLFLLIIGFAAFWKGTHPQSHIETIDPQNVEANESFQPENLGLTEVADGKYVVNIVASAFNYDFGKEEDGTATKTIRVPKGSTVLFQVTSKDVVHGFQVAGTNVNMMVEPGHISRYESVMKNGGEFTVVCNEYCGIGHHLMFGTVEVY, via the coding sequence ATGCACTTGCATAAGTATGAAAAAGTATGGCTTGTATTCGGTCTCGCATCATTGTTATTATTCTTACTCATTATCGGCTTTGCAGCGTTCTGGAAAGGAACCCATCCACAAAGTCACATTGAAACGATCGATCCACAAAATGTCGAAGCTAACGAATCATTCCAACCCGAGAATCTTGGTTTGACAGAAGTTGCTGACGGTAAATATGTTGTGAATATCGTCGCTTCCGCATTTAACTACGACTTCGGTAAAGAAGAAGACGGAACAGCTACTAAGACGATCCGCGTACCAAAAGGTTCCACTGTGCTATTCCAAGTAACAAGTAAAGACGTTGTCCACGGATTCCAAGTGGCGGGCACAAACGTTAATATGATGGTCGAGCCGGGACATATCAGTCGCTACGAATCGGTTATGAAAAACGGCGGCGAATTCACGGTCGTCTGTAACGAATATTGCGGCATCGGACACCATCTGATGTTCGGCACAGTGGAGGTGTACTAA
- a CDS encoding cytochrome c oxidase subunit 2A: MSKKKVSSTNPPKEEANLKGTLIMVLILGIIILVMWFGAYGLFISR; the protein is encoded by the coding sequence TTGAGCAAGAAAAAAGTATCTTCTACAAATCCACCAAAAGAAGAGGCAAATTTAAAGGGTACCTTAATCATGGTTTTAATCTTAGGTATCATTATTCTTGTCATGTGGTTTGGCGCTTACGGTTTATTCATATCCAGATAA
- a CDS encoding glucosamine-6-phosphate deaminase, with the protein MENINWIKVESPEEGAKKVFTLISEELQNNRLHVLGLATGSTMIPVYNEWTNSTLDFSNVTAFNLDEYVGIAADNPNSYAYFMNEHLFSKKPFKETHIPNGMAEDLDEECKEYENQLNAHPLDIQLLGVGENGHIAFNEPGTPFDSVTHVATLTDSTLGVNSQYFENDDKIPNIALTMGISSITNSKKLIMIAFGEKKRAAMEMLKAGEVTAEWPITKLLRHDDVVVITDLQID; encoded by the coding sequence ATGGAAAACATTAATTGGATTAAAGTTGAAAGTCCTGAAGAAGGCGCGAAGAAAGTATTTACATTGATTTCTGAAGAACTTCAAAATAATAGATTGCATGTGCTTGGATTAGCTACAGGCAGCACCATGATCCCGGTCTATAATGAATGGACAAATTCAACGCTAGACTTTTCAAACGTAACAGCGTTTAACTTAGATGAATACGTTGGCATCGCAGCTGACAACCCAAATAGCTATGCATACTTTATGAACGAGCATTTATTCAGCAAAAAGCCGTTCAAGGAGACGCATATTCCAAACGGTATGGCAGAAGATTTGGATGAAGAGTGTAAAGAGTATGAAAATCAATTAAACGCCCACCCATTAGATATTCAGCTTCTCGGAGTAGGGGAGAACGGTCATATCGCATTCAATGAACCAGGAACTCCGTTTGATTCTGTGACGCATGTTGCGACATTGACGGATTCGACGCTTGGTGTAAACAGTCAGTATTTCGAAAATGACGACAAAATCCCGAATATCGCATTAACGATGGGTATTTCATCCATTACGAATTCGAAGAAGTTGATTATGATCGCGTTTGGTGAGAAAAAACGTGCGGCTATGGAGATGTTGAAAGCAGGCGAAGTAACAGCGGAGTGGCCGATTACGAAGTTGTTGCGCCATGACGATGTGGTAGTGATCACGGATTTACAGATTGATTGA
- a CDS encoding C40 family peptidase has protein sequence MNLLQKVLSVLALSTLLFVSPFTGQAEAAGKTTSITKTATSLTGIKYRYGGTTRAGFDCSGYVGYVFKQNDLKVARTSRDMYASGRTVKKASLRNGDLVFFNTTGRGVSHVGIYVGNGKFAHASTSKGVRVDRVNDSYWGKRYMGAKRVAGI, from the coding sequence ATGAATCTATTGCAAAAAGTACTATCAGTCCTAGCACTTTCTACACTACTGTTTGTCTCACCATTTACAGGACAGGCAGAAGCGGCTGGGAAAACGACAAGCATCACTAAAACAGCAACTAGTTTAACAGGCATCAAATATCGCTACGGCGGAACAACAAGAGCTGGATTCGACTGCTCGGGTTATGTTGGCTACGTATTCAAACAAAATGACTTGAAAGTAGCGCGTACTTCTCGAGATATGTATGCATCAGGACGCACAGTAAAGAAAGCGAGCCTACGTAATGGCGATTTAGTATTCTTTAACACGACGGGCCGTGGAGTTTCTCACGTAGGAATCTACGTAGGTAACGGCAAGTTCGCACATGCTTCTACATCTAAAGGTGTGCGCGTAGATCGAGTAAATGATTCTTATTGGGGCAAACGCTATATGGGTGCAAAGCGGGTTGCGGGTATTTAA